In Zunongwangia profunda SM-A87, the following proteins share a genomic window:
- the rsmG gene encoding 16S rRNA (guanine(527)-N(7))-methyltransferase RsmG, protein MELIRKYFDGLSPEQITHFERLEDLYKDWNLKINVVSRKDIDELYLRHVLHSLGIAKVQKFNPGAHILDVGTGGGFPGIPMAILFPEVSFHLVDSIGKKMKVVEEVVEGLGLQNVKTTNDRVENIDGHYDFIISRAVAAMPTFVRWTKGKIAKKSTHELKNGILYLKGGDLAEELADYQTAKIYNLTDYFEEDFFETKKVVHLPLKYKG, encoded by the coding sequence TTGGAATTAATCAGGAAATATTTTGACGGACTTAGTCCAGAGCAAATTACTCATTTTGAACGCTTAGAAGATCTTTATAAAGACTGGAACCTTAAAATTAATGTGGTAAGCAGAAAAGATATCGACGAATTGTACCTGCGACATGTATTACATTCTCTAGGGATTGCTAAGGTTCAGAAATTTAATCCAGGTGCGCATATACTTGATGTAGGCACTGGTGGTGGTTTTCCTGGTATTCCAATGGCTATTCTTTTTCCTGAGGTAAGTTTTCATTTAGTAGATTCTATAGGTAAGAAAATGAAAGTGGTAGAAGAAGTTGTTGAAGGTTTAGGCTTGCAAAATGTAAAGACTACGAATGACCGTGTAGAGAATATCGATGGACATTACGACTTCATTATCAGTAGGGCAGTGGCGGCTATGCCTACATTTGTGAGATGGACTAAAGGGAAAATTGCTAAAAAAAGCACTCACGAATTAAAGAATGGAATTCTTTATTTAAAAGGTGGAGATTTAGCTGAAGAGCTCGCCGATTATCAAACGGCAAAAATCTATAATTTAACCGATTATTTTGAAGAAGATTTCTTCGAAACCAAAAAAGTAGTGCATTTACCATTAAAATATAAAGGCTAA